One Jeotgalibaca porci genomic region harbors:
- a CDS encoding GNAT family N-acetyltransferase, translated as MLRFERTTDIESPIYRDALEIRLTVFVNEQNVSPAIEVDEKESSCIHVVGYDHNHNPIATARLFPLDKENYKVQRVAVLLSERGKQLGNLLMNEMETIARENGAKRIILGAQNQALPFYEKIGYTVFGDEYEEAGILHHDVEKII; from the coding sequence ATGCTGCGATTTGAACGAACGACCGATATAGAATCTCCTATTTATCGAGATGCATTGGAAATCCGTTTGACTGTGTTCGTAAACGAGCAAAACGTTTCTCCTGCAATCGAGGTAGATGAGAAAGAATCTTCTTGCATTCACGTCGTCGGCTATGATCACAATCATAATCCGATAGCGACAGCCCGCCTCTTCCCTTTGGACAAAGAAAATTACAAAGTTCAGCGCGTTGCAGTCCTTCTGAGCGAACGCGGGAAGCAACTAGGTAATTTATTAATGAACGAAATGGAAACCATTGCGCGTGAAAATGGTGCGAAGCGGATTATTCTGGGTGCACAAAACCAAGCGTTGCCTTTTTATGAAAAAATAGGTTATACCGTTTTTGGCGATGAATACGAAGAAGCCGGTATCCTTCACCATGATGTGGAGAAGATAATCTAG